From one Phaenicophaeus curvirostris isolate KB17595 chromosome 38, BPBGC_Pcur_1.0, whole genome shotgun sequence genomic stretch:
- the NAB2 gene encoding NGFI-A-binding protein 2, which yields MALPRTLGELQLYRVLQRANLLGYYETFIQQGGDDVQQLCEAGEEEFLEIMALVGMATKPLHVRRLQKALREWASNPGLFSQPVPAVPVSSIPLFKLSEAGGRKALSNGHASPGEAAGKGGGSAGTPPARSPTEPPEKLSPSAPLWPGRSTPESEGGGDEEPGGPPFSPGEQPAGTEALEPELVRTVAESVERLLQSYPRGGEAELRALLKLNKKLAKAVGHIFQLDDGDRHKEEEIRRHSAIYGRGETRRREGKQLTLHELIINEAAAQFCLRDNSLLLRRVELFSLSRQVARESTYLSSLKGARAHPEESGATAAKRLKQEAGEQSRPEVLPLLVGPETPGATYRASLEEDAGSISGESLDGHLQGAGACPRLTPPPGVPPDAPLGLAPHGLWSRHILQQTLMDEGLRLARLVSHERVGRLSPCLPGKPPAPEFEDGLAERGPPVPPDPPRGTIKVEQETSRQ from the exons ATGGCCCTGCCGCGCACGCTGGGGGAGCTGCAGCTGTACCGGGTGCTTCAACGCGCCAACCTGCTGGGCTACTACGAGACCTTCATCCAGCAAGGAGGGGACGACGTGCAGCAGCTCTGCGAGGCGGGCGAGGAGGAATTCCTGGAGATCATGGCCCTGGTGGGCATGGCCACCAAACCCCTGCACGTCCGCCGCCTGCAGAAAGCTCTTCGCGAATGGGCTTCCAACCCGGGGCTCTTCAGCCAGCCCGTGCCCGCCGTGCCCGTCAGCAGCATCCCTCTCTTCAAGCTTTCTGAAGCCGGCGGCCGCAAGGCGCTCAGCAACGGGCACGCCAGCCCCGGCGAAGCCGCGGGCAAAGGGGGCGGCAGCGCCGGGACGCCCCCGGCTCGCAGCCCCACGGAGCCCCCCGAGAAGCTGTCGCCCTCAGCACCGCTGTGGCCGGGCAGGAGCACCCCGGAGTCCGAGGGTGGCGGAGACGAAGAGCCGGGGGGTCCCCCCTTCTCGCCGGGCGAGCAGCCGGCGGGCACCGAGGCGCTGGAGCCGGAGCTGGTGCGGACGGTGGCGGAGAGCGTGGagaggctgctgcagagctaCCCCCGCGGCGGCGAGGCCGAGCTGCGGGCGCTGCTCAAGCTCAACAAGAAGTTGGCCAAAGCCGTGGGGCACATCTTCCAGCTGGACGATGGCGACAGGCACAAGGAGGAGGAGATCCGCCGGCACAGCGCGATCTACGGCCGCGGAGAGACCCGGCGCCGCGAGGGCAAGCAGCTCACGCTCCATGAG CTCATCATCAACGAGGCGGCCGCCCAGTTCTGCCTGCGGGACAACTCGCTGCTGCTGCGGCGCGTCGAGCTCTTCTCGCTCTCGCGGCAGGTGGCACGGGAGAGCACCTACCTGTCCTCGCTCAAGGGCGCCAG GGCACATCCCGAGGAAAGCGGGGCCACCGCGGCCAAGCGGCTCAAGCAGGAG GCCGGAGAGCAGAGCCGCCCCGAGGTGCTGCCGCTGCTGGTGGGGCCGGAGACCCCCGGAGCCACGTACCGAGCCAGCTTGGAGGAGGACGCGGGCAGCATCTCCGGAGAGAGCCTCGATGGGCACCTGCAGG GGGCAGGTGCCTGTCCCCGGCTGACCCCCCCGCCTGGCGTGCCCCCCGACGCGCCCCTCGGCCTCGCGCCCCACGGGCTCTGGAGCCGCCACATCCTGCAGCAAACGCTGATGGACGAGGGGCTGCGCTTGGCACGACTCGTGTCCCACGAGCGCGTGGGGCGGCTCAGCCCCTGCCTGCCTGGGAAGCCCCCAGCACCAG AGTTTGAGGACGGGCTGGCAGAGCGGGGTCCTCCGGTGCCCCCGGACCCCCCCCGCGGCACCATCAAAGTGGAGCAAGAGACCAGCCGGCAGTGA
- the NEMP1 gene encoding nuclear envelope integral membrane protein 1, with product MHWYGTGDRQTDVHCPVAPRGRGGALAPEAAPEAEVGGEAAAGGMKPVAAPRLLLPPLFFLLLLPLPLGGAGARESVVSLQEGRTYRHTTPQRFCYTSTRAPQWHDVWTRMKIRVNSSRIIRVTQVDSEEELDKFNMWNVVSSFLKEKLNDTSIDVDLYSNKTCLKVELLEPSTEYSVILFRRFDPKLFLVFFLGLLLFFCGDTLSRSQVFFYSAGISFGLLASLLILVYVMSKIMPKRSPVYLMLVGGWSFSLYLLQLIFKNLREICKSYWRYLLGYLLLVGFLSFGVCYRYGPLENERSITLLSWALQLLGLLLMYSGIQIYPIALAAVVAAVCTKNLDYPLHWAFAAYRRVRSARLAPSPPRLLTEEEYRLQGEVETRKALEELRNHCRSPDFSAWTAISRIQSPRRFADFVGGASHVSAKETSIHEREYGLGGIFLEQQLFEEEEEDEKEEDDEEEEEGCLDGNHMSWFLPNNHLAAD from the exons atgCATTGGTATGGGACAGGGGATAGACAGACGGACGTGCATTG CCCCGTGGCTCCGCGCGGCCGGGGGGGGGCGTTGGCACCGGAAGCGGCACCGGAAGCGGAAGTCGGCGGCGAGGCCGCGGCGGGAGGGATGAAACCGGTGGCGGCGCCGCGGCTGCTTCTGCCACCgctgttcttcctcctcctcttgccgCTGCCGCTGGGGGGTGCAG GTGCCAGGGAATCGGTTGTCTCGCTCCAGGAGGGCCGCACGTACCGCCACACAACTCCACAGCGTTTCTGCTACACCAGCACGCGAGCCCCGCAATGGCACGATGTGTGGACACGGATGAAG ATCCGAGTCAACAGCAGCCGGATAATCCGAGTCACCCAGGTGGACAGCGAGGAGGAGCTGGACAAATTCAACATGTGGAACGTTGTTTCCTCCTTCCTGAAGGAGAAGCTGAACGACACCAGCATCGACGTGGATCTCTACAGCAACAAGACCTGCCTGAAGGTTGAGCTGCTGGAACCTAGCACCGAGTACTCCGTCATCCTCTTCCGAC GCTTTGACCCCAAGCTGTTCCTGGTTTTcttcctggggctgctgctcttCTTCTGTGGAGACACACTGAGCCG GAGCCAGGTCTTCTTCTACTCGGCGGGGATCAGTTTTGGCTTGCTGGCCTCACTGCTCATCCTCGTCTACGTGATGTCCAAGATCATGCCCAAG AGAAGCCCCGTGTACCTCATGCTGGTGGGAGGCTGGTCCTTCTCCCTGTACCTGCTCCAGCTCATCTTCAAGAACCTGCGGGAGATCTGCAAGTCCTACTGGCGGTACCTCCTAG gctacctGCTGCTCGTGGGCTTCCTGAGCTTCGGCGTCTGCTACAGGTACGGCCCCCTGGAGAACGAACGCAGCATCACCCTCCTCTCGTGggccctgcagctcctggggctgctgctgatGTACTCGGGCATCCAGATCTATCCCATCGCCTTGGCCGCGGTGGTCGCCGCCGTCTGCACCAAGAACCTGGACTACCCCCTGCACTGGGCCTTCGCTGCTTACAG GAGAGTACGGAGCGCCAGGCTGGCGCCGAGCCCCCCTCGCCTGCTAACAGAGGAAGAATACCGGCTCCAGGGCGAGGTGGAGACGCGCAAGGCCCTTGAGGAGCTTCGCAACCACTGCAGAAGCCCGGATTTTTCTGCCTGGACCGCGATCTCCCGCATCCAGTCTCCCAGGAG GTTTGCTGACTTTGTGGGTGGTGCCTCTCACGTCAGCGCCAAGGAGACCTCTATCCACGAGCGGGAGTACGGCCTGGGCGGCATCTTCCTTGAGCAGCAGCTATtcgaggaggaagaggaagatgagaaggaggaagatgatgaggaggaggaggagggctgcTTGGACGGGAATCACATGAGCTGGTTCCTGCCCAACAACCATCTGGCTGCTGATTGA